In a single window of the Arthrobacter zhangbolii genome:
- a CDS encoding ribonuclease J, translating to MSVTPGSALLTPPALEPGTLRIVALGGLGEIGRNMAVFEIDGKLLIVDCGVLFPEETQPGVDLILPDFSYIEDRLEDVVGVVLTHGHEDHIGAVPYLLRLKNDIPLIGSQLTLALVEAKLQEHRIKPFTLTVREGQVEHLGPFECEFVAVNHSIPDALAVFIRTEAGTVLHTGDFKMDQLPLDGRITDLRAFARLGEEGVDLFMADSTNADVPGFTTAEREIGPVLNELFGKVSKRIIVASFSSHIHRVQQVLDAAAAHGRYVCFVGRSMVRNMAIAEKLGYLNVPEGILVDLKNVDDLPDDKVVLMSTGSQGEPMAALSRMANGDHRISIGKGDTVILASSLIPGNENAVFRVINGLMRLGADVVHKGNAKIHVSGHAAAGELLYCYNILRPKNAMPVHGETRHLIANGRLAAATGVPEQNIILADDGTVVDLRGGKARVVGEVECGFVYVDGSSVGAITDTDLKDRRILSEEGFISIISVVNRSTGTIVSGPEIHARGFAEGDAVFDEIIPKISAALEEAVRSNTDHTTYQLQQVVRRVVGTWVNRRLRRRPMIVPVVVEA from the coding sequence ATGAGCGTAACCCCGGGCAGCGCGCTGCTCACCCCGCCGGCCCTAGAGCCCGGAACCCTGCGGATCGTCGCCCTGGGCGGACTGGGGGAGATCGGCCGGAACATGGCCGTGTTCGAGATCGACGGCAAGCTCCTGATCGTTGACTGCGGCGTGCTGTTCCCGGAGGAAACCCAACCCGGAGTCGACCTCATCCTTCCGGACTTCTCCTACATCGAGGACCGCCTGGAGGATGTGGTGGGCGTGGTGCTCACGCACGGCCACGAGGACCACATCGGTGCCGTGCCGTACCTGCTGCGCCTGAAGAATGACATTCCCCTGATCGGTTCGCAGCTGACCCTGGCCCTGGTCGAAGCCAAGCTCCAGGAACACCGCATCAAGCCCTTCACCCTCACCGTCAGGGAAGGGCAGGTGGAACACCTCGGTCCCTTCGAATGCGAATTCGTGGCCGTCAACCACTCCATCCCCGACGCCCTGGCCGTGTTCATCCGCACCGAGGCCGGCACCGTGCTGCACACCGGCGACTTCAAGATGGACCAGCTGCCGCTGGACGGCCGGATCACCGACCTGCGCGCCTTCGCCCGGCTCGGCGAGGAAGGCGTGGACCTGTTCATGGCGGACTCCACCAACGCCGACGTCCCCGGCTTCACCACCGCCGAACGCGAAATCGGCCCCGTGCTGAACGAGCTCTTCGGCAAGGTCAGCAAGCGGATCATCGTTGCCTCCTTCTCCTCCCACATCCACCGTGTGCAGCAGGTCCTCGACGCGGCCGCGGCCCACGGACGCTACGTATGCTTTGTGGGCCGTTCCATGGTCCGCAACATGGCCATTGCCGAGAAACTGGGCTACCTGAACGTGCCCGAGGGCATCCTGGTGGACCTGAAGAACGTGGATGACCTGCCTGATGACAAGGTGGTGCTGATGTCCACCGGCTCGCAGGGCGAACCCATGGCCGCCCTGTCCCGGATGGCCAACGGCGACCACCGGATCAGCATCGGCAAGGGAGACACGGTCATCCTTGCCTCATCCCTGATCCCGGGCAATGAGAACGCCGTCTTCCGGGTCATCAACGGACTGATGCGCCTGGGCGCCGATGTTGTGCACAAGGGCAACGCGAAGATCCACGTCTCCGGGCACGCCGCAGCGGGGGAACTGCTCTACTGCTACAACATCCTGCGGCCCAAAAACGCCATGCCGGTCCACGGCGAAACCCGGCACCTGATTGCCAACGGGCGGCTTGCCGCTGCCACCGGCGTGCCGGAACAGAACATCATCCTGGCCGACGATGGCACTGTGGTGGACCTGCGCGGGGGCAAGGCCCGCGTGGTTGGCGAGGTTGAATGCGGATTCGTCTATGTGGACGGCTCCAGCGTCGGCGCCATCACCGATACGGACCTGAAGGACCGGCGGATCCTGAGCGAGGAAGGATTCATCTCCATCATTTCCGTGGTGAACCGCAGCACCGGGACCATCGTCTCCGGTCCTGAGATCCACGCGCGCGGGTTCGCTGAAGGGGACGCGGTCTTCGACGAGATCATTCCCAAGATCAGTGCGGCACTGGAGGAAGCGGTGCGGTCCAACACCGACCACACCACCTACCAGCTCCAGCAGGTGGTGCGGCGGGTAGTCGGCACCTGGGTCAACCGCCGGCTGCGCCGCCGGCCGATGATTGTGCCGGTAGTCGTCGAGGCCTGA
- the dapA gene encoding 4-hydroxy-tetrahydrodipicolinate synthase — MDSLNRTLPFGTLVTAMVTPFTEDGAVDFDATAYLANKLVEDGCDGLVVSGTTGETSTLEDSEKEDLFRVVAETVGGRAKVIAGTGTNHTSHSVEMARRAERAGADGQLVVTPYYNKPTQAGVLAHFDAVSAATDLPIMIYDIPGRAGIALSTSTLIRLADNPKILALKDAKADFAGITRVLANTTLDVYAGDDGLTLPWMAAGAVGVVSVSAHIATAQFRALVDAAAAGDFATARRIHFELDPLIRAVMTHIPGAVSAKQILALQKVIPNAVVRLPLVAPDAIEMEAVYTDLAEAGMDFSRIGA; from the coding sequence ATGGATTCACTAAACCGCACGCTTCCCTTCGGCACCCTCGTCACCGCCATGGTGACCCCGTTTACCGAGGACGGTGCAGTGGACTTTGACGCCACCGCCTACCTTGCGAACAAACTTGTCGAAGACGGCTGCGACGGCCTGGTGGTATCCGGGACCACCGGTGAAACCTCCACCCTGGAGGACAGCGAGAAGGAAGATCTGTTCCGGGTGGTTGCTGAAACCGTGGGCGGCCGGGCAAAGGTTATTGCCGGCACCGGCACCAACCACACATCCCACTCGGTGGAGATGGCCCGCCGCGCCGAGCGCGCCGGAGCCGATGGACAGCTCGTTGTGACTCCGTATTACAACAAGCCCACACAGGCCGGCGTCCTGGCGCACTTCGACGCCGTGAGCGCAGCTACGGACCTGCCAATCATGATTTACGACATTCCCGGCCGTGCCGGCATCGCACTGAGCACCTCCACCCTCATCCGGCTGGCGGATAATCCCAAAATCCTCGCCCTGAAGGACGCCAAGGCGGACTTTGCCGGAATTACCCGCGTGCTGGCCAACACCACGCTGGATGTTTACGCCGGAGATGACGGGCTGACCCTGCCATGGATGGCCGCCGGCGCCGTGGGCGTGGTGAGCGTCTCCGCCCACATCGCCACGGCTCAGTTCCGTGCACTGGTCGACGCCGCTGCCGCCGGGGACTTTGCCACCGCCCGCCGGATCCATTTCGAACTCGATCCCCTGATCCGTGCCGTGATGACGCATATCCCCGGTGCCGTCTCTGCCAAGCAGATCCTGGCCCTGCAGAAGGTCATTCCCAACGCAGTTGTCCGCCTGCCGCTGGTGGCGCCGGACGCCATCGAAATGGAGGCCGTCTACACTGACCTGGCCGAAGCCGGCATGGATTTCTCCCGGATCGGGGCGTAA